From Micromonospora echinospora, one genomic window encodes:
- a CDS encoding L-rhamnose mutarotase has translation MGRICFTLQVRTGRLAEYRHRHAAVWPEMLAALRAAGWQDYSLFLRDDGLLVGYFVTDDLDAAVAAMERTEVNARWQAEMAPFFVDLPDGRPDRGFLVLDEVFHLEDQWEGRA, from the coding sequence ATGGGCAGGATCTGCTTCACCCTCCAGGTGAGGACCGGCCGGCTGGCGGAGTACCGGCACCGCCACGCCGCCGTCTGGCCGGAGATGCTGGCGGCGCTCAGGGCGGCGGGCTGGCAGGACTACTCGTTGTTCCTGCGCGACGACGGGCTGCTCGTCGGCTACTTCGTGACCGACGACCTCGACGCGGCGGTCGCCGCGATGGAGCGCACCGAGGTCAACGCCCGCTGGCAGGCGGAGATGGCGCCGTTCTTCGTCGACCTGCCGGACGGGCGGCCGGACCGCGGCTTCCTCGTCCTCGACGAGGTGTTCCACCTGGAGGACCAATGGGAAGGCCGAGCATGA
- a CDS encoding LacI family DNA-binding transcriptional regulator: MASANIKQVAQHAGVSLGTVSNVLNRPDLVSPATRQRVLDSIATLGYVRNDSARQLRAGRSRTVAIVVLDISNPFFTDVVRGAEAVIEEAGGMLVVCNSGEDVSRETRHLDMLEEQRVQGLLITPVSDGHHARLDALVDHGIPVVLVDRGSGRPSRCSVAVDDIVGGRLAADHLADNGHKRIIFVGGPMNIRQVSDRHAGAAAALTERDDKVHLDIHPTPTLSVAAGRQAADALVALPADRRPTAVICANDLLALGVLQGLTTHGVQVPDDIALVGYDDIEFAAAAAVPLSSVRQPREQLGRTAAQLLLEESVDNAKHSHRHVVFQPELVIRASSARDRKRRGRA, from the coding sequence ATGGCATCCGCCAACATCAAGCAGGTCGCGCAGCACGCCGGTGTGTCACTGGGAACGGTCAGCAACGTGCTCAACCGGCCGGACCTGGTCTCGCCGGCGACCCGCCAGCGGGTACTCGACTCCATCGCGACGCTCGGTTACGTGCGCAACGACTCGGCCCGGCAGTTGCGGGCCGGCCGTAGCCGCACCGTCGCCATCGTCGTCCTCGACATCTCCAACCCGTTCTTCACCGACGTGGTACGGGGAGCCGAGGCCGTCATCGAGGAAGCCGGCGGGATGCTGGTGGTCTGCAACAGCGGCGAGGACGTCAGCCGTGAAACCCGTCACCTGGACATGCTCGAAGAACAGCGCGTCCAGGGGTTGCTCATCACCCCCGTCTCCGACGGGCACCACGCCCGCCTGGACGCGCTGGTCGACCACGGGATTCCCGTGGTGCTCGTCGATCGCGGTTCCGGTCGTCCGAGTCGGTGCTCGGTGGCGGTGGACGACATCGTCGGCGGCCGGCTGGCCGCCGACCACCTGGCCGACAACGGCCACAAACGCATCATCTTCGTCGGCGGCCCGATGAACATCCGCCAGGTCTCCGACCGCCACGCGGGCGCCGCCGCCGCGCTCACCGAACGTGACGACAAGGTGCATCTCGACATCCATCCGACGCCGACCCTCTCGGTCGCGGCCGGACGTCAGGCCGCGGACGCTCTCGTGGCACTGCCGGCGGACCGGCGGCCGACGGCGGTCATCTGCGCCAACGACCTGCTGGCGCTCGGCGTCCTGCAGGGGCTCACCACGCACGGCGTGCAGGTGCCCGACGACATCGCGCTGGTGGGCTACGACGACATCGAGTTCGCCGCCGCCGCCGCGGTTCCGCTGAGTTCCGTCCGCCAGCCCCGCGAGCAGCTCGGCCGCACCGCCGCCCAGTTGCTCCTGGAAGAGTCGGTCGACAACGCGAAACACAGCCACCGGCACGTCGTGTTCCAGCCGGAGCTGGTGATCCGGGCGTCCAGCGCCCGCGACCGGAAACGACGCGGCCGGGCCTGA
- a CDS encoding DUF6891 domain-containing protein: MTGWIYNDRPEGVRFLAERITEPGRTAIENEIWDWIVRGEDDADEFVEFFDVDEQRHGATDEELRVAYEKALAARREQQRGWGEVRSNLTRAFDELTELGVVARENFTCCGTCAAAEIHDERDGSRHWHGYLWYHQQDTESLVASEDGEVYLGYGVYPPADFDEDAYAALSEAEQQARYQADLERFLDEVAFPVLHRHGMRVEWNRKQSRRIRVTGAHWYAPLT; the protein is encoded by the coding sequence GTGACTGGATGGATCTACAACGACCGCCCCGAGGGCGTGCGGTTCCTGGCCGAGCGGATCACGGAACCGGGCCGCACGGCAATCGAGAACGAGATCTGGGACTGGATCGTGCGCGGTGAGGACGACGCCGACGAGTTCGTGGAGTTCTTCGACGTCGACGAGCAGCGGCACGGTGCCACCGACGAGGAACTCCGGGTGGCGTACGAGAAGGCGTTGGCTGCCCGGCGGGAGCAGCAGCGCGGCTGGGGTGAGGTGCGGAGCAACCTCACCCGCGCCTTCGACGAACTCACTGAGCTCGGTGTGGTGGCCAGGGAGAACTTCACCTGCTGCGGCACCTGCGCGGCTGCGGAGATCCACGACGAGCGGGACGGCTCCCGACACTGGCACGGATATCTCTGGTACCACCAGCAGGACACGGAGTCGCTCGTCGCGAGCGAGGACGGCGAGGTCTACCTCGGCTACGGCGTCTACCCGCCGGCGGACTTCGACGAGGACGCCTACGCGGCCCTGTCGGAGGCCGAACAGCAGGCCCGCTACCAGGCCGACCTGGAGCGGTTCCTGGACGAGGTAGCCTTCCCGGTGCTGCACAGGCACGGCATGCGGGTGGAGTGGAACCGCAAGCAGTCCCGGCGGATCCGGGTCACCGGTGCCCACTGGTACGCGCCCCTGACCTGA
- a CDS encoding carbohydrate ABC transporter permease has protein sequence MTTLDKTTDVASDRGRTGTDRTVRRDLGVVNALSHGFLLLWSALTVLPLLWMFLSSFKSNAEILADPWGLPGELRLDNWVRAWTTAHIGQYFLNSAIVVTGSVALTMLMGATAAYVFARYEFRGRQLAYYLFVGGLMFPVFLALVPLFFVVRNAGLFGTWTGLVLVYAAYSLPFTVFFLTAFFRTLPTSVAEAALVDGCGHFRLFFRVMLPMARPGMISVAIFNFLSHWNQFLLPQVLLQGDDSKWMLAQGLAALSVSQGYAGDYAQLFAGLTIAVVPVLLVYVAFQRQVQSGLTAGQLK, from the coding sequence ATGACGACCCTGGACAAGACCACCGACGTCGCCTCCGACCGGGGTCGCACTGGTACCGACCGGACGGTCCGCCGCGACCTGGGCGTGGTGAACGCTCTCTCGCACGGCTTCCTGCTGCTCTGGAGCGCGCTGACCGTGCTGCCGCTGCTGTGGATGTTCCTCAGCTCGTTCAAGAGCAACGCGGAGATCCTGGCCGACCCGTGGGGCCTGCCCGGCGAACTGCGCCTCGACAACTGGGTCCGGGCGTGGACCACCGCGCACATCGGCCAGTACTTCCTCAACAGCGCGATCGTCGTCACCGGCTCGGTCGCCCTCACCATGCTGATGGGCGCCACCGCCGCGTACGTCTTCGCCCGGTACGAGTTCCGGGGCCGTCAGCTCGCCTACTACCTGTTCGTCGGCGGTCTGATGTTCCCGGTCTTCCTGGCCCTGGTGCCGTTGTTCTTCGTCGTGCGCAACGCCGGTCTGTTCGGCACCTGGACCGGACTGGTCCTGGTCTACGCCGCGTACTCGCTGCCGTTCACGGTCTTCTTCCTCACCGCGTTCTTCCGCACCCTGCCGACGTCGGTGGCGGAGGCGGCGCTGGTCGACGGCTGCGGACACTTCCGGCTGTTCTTCCGGGTGATGCTGCCGATGGCCCGCCCCGGGATGATCAGCGTCGCCATCTTCAACTTCCTCAGCCACTGGAACCAGTTCCTGCTGCCGCAGGTGCTGCTCCAGGGCGACGACTCGAAGTGGATGCTGGCCCAGGGCCTGGCCGCGCTGTCGGTCAGCCAGGGCTACGCGGGCGACTACGCGCAGCTCTTCGCGGGCCTCACCATCGCCGTGGTGCCAGTGCTGCTGGTGTACGTGGCCTTCCAGCGCCAGGTCCAGTCGGGCCTGACCGCCGGCCAGCTCAAGTAG
- a CDS encoding carbohydrate ABC transporter permease: MKHGKYPLIVTFLVPPLLLYVVFVVSPYLQAFQISTTDWLGYSAEANPVGLANFRALWHDDYVWNALKNNAVLLALVPVLTIALGLFFATMLSMGGRRGRAGVTGVRGSALYRTVYFFPQVLSVVIIAALWKEVYQPNAGLLNGILRAVGLPAPAWLGDPRTAFWCVLAVMIWANVGFYVVLFGAAMSAIPREIYEAVLLDGASRWTTLRRITIPLLWDTVQVAWIYLAIAALDGFILVQLMTNGGPNFSSDVIGVRLYDTAFGSETKFGYASAIGVVMFFLTLSVAVLALRVGRRERIELS, translated from the coding sequence GTGAAACACGGCAAGTACCCGCTGATCGTCACCTTCCTGGTGCCGCCGCTGCTGCTGTACGTCGTCTTCGTCGTCTCGCCCTACCTACAGGCGTTCCAGATCTCCACCACCGACTGGCTGGGCTACTCGGCCGAGGCCAACCCGGTGGGCCTGGCCAACTTCCGGGCCCTGTGGCACGACGACTACGTCTGGAACGCGTTGAAGAACAACGCGGTCCTGCTCGCCCTGGTGCCGGTGCTGACCATCGCGCTCGGCCTGTTCTTCGCCACCATGCTCAGCATGGGCGGACGCCGGGGCCGGGCCGGGGTCACCGGGGTACGCGGCAGCGCGCTCTACCGCACCGTCTACTTCTTCCCGCAGGTGCTCTCGGTGGTGATCATCGCGGCGCTGTGGAAGGAGGTCTACCAGCCCAACGCCGGGCTGCTCAACGGCATCCTGCGCGCGGTCGGGCTGCCCGCGCCGGCCTGGCTCGGCGACCCGCGGACCGCCTTCTGGTGCGTGCTGGCGGTGATGATCTGGGCCAACGTCGGGTTCTACGTGGTGCTCTTCGGCGCCGCCATGTCGGCGATCCCCCGGGAGATCTACGAGGCGGTGCTGCTCGACGGCGCGTCGCGCTGGACGACGCTGCGCCGGATCACCATCCCGCTGCTCTGGGACACCGTGCAGGTCGCCTGGATCTACCTGGCCATCGCCGCGCTGGACGGCTTCATCCTGGTGCAGCTGATGACCAACGGCGGCCCCAACTTCTCCTCCGACGTCATCGGCGTCCGGTTGTACGACACCGCGTTCGGCAGCGAGACCAAGTTCGGCTACGCCTCGGCGATCGGTGTGGTGATGTTCTTCCTGACCCTGTCGGTGGCCGTGCTGGCGCTGCGGGTCGGCCGGCGGGAACGGATCGAGTTGTCATGA
- the ngcE gene encoding N-acetylglucosamine/diacetylchitobiose ABC transporter substrate-binding protein, with protein MNRRDILRRSAAAGLLATPAAGLLAGCATSGGGDEGDTKTYQGTKSEQNPLGVKEDAPLEVVIFNGGFGEDYAKAHEAMYTERYPKATIKHTATQEISKTLQPRFVDGTPPDVVNNSGAGQIDFNGLVSQNALADLGELLSAPSLDIPGKTVKETLLPGAVEVGSYDGRFLVMNYTYTVYGIWHSTKLFADRGWEYAKTWDDHIALCKKIKAAGIAPWTYAGKHPRYMSWPVISTAIKFGGPSVATAIDNLEPNAWKSDAMKAAADAWHQIVKDKYILDGSPGLDHVQSQTAWCQGKAAFISCGSWLESEQKSVTPPGFNMTVAPTPSLGSGDKLPFDAIRGTAGEPFMVPAKAKNVAGGLDYFRTMLSKKGAQDFTKKVSSLTVVAGATEGVELPFGLTSVVKALETSGTNGFNWVYNNYYRKLERNLVDAACGEFFSGRIGPAEFLDQCQKGADSIAQDSSIKKYKRAA; from the coding sequence ATGAACAGGCGTGACATCCTGCGGCGCAGCGCCGCCGCCGGCCTGCTGGCCACCCCCGCCGCCGGCCTGCTCGCCGGCTGCGCCACCTCCGGCGGTGGCGACGAGGGCGACACCAAGACGTACCAGGGCACCAAGAGCGAGCAGAACCCGCTGGGCGTCAAGGAGGACGCCCCGCTGGAGGTCGTGATCTTCAACGGCGGGTTCGGCGAGGACTACGCCAAGGCCCACGAGGCCATGTACACCGAGCGGTACCCGAAGGCGACGATCAAGCACACGGCCACCCAGGAGATCAGCAAGACCCTCCAGCCACGCTTCGTCGACGGCACCCCGCCGGACGTGGTCAACAACTCCGGCGCCGGCCAGATCGACTTCAACGGCCTGGTCTCCCAGAACGCCCTCGCCGACCTCGGCGAACTGCTCTCGGCCCCGAGCCTCGACATTCCCGGCAAGACCGTCAAGGAGACGCTGCTGCCGGGCGCGGTGGAGGTCGGCTCGTACGACGGCCGGTTCCTGGTGATGAACTACACCTACACCGTCTACGGCATCTGGCACTCCACCAAGCTCTTCGCCGACCGCGGCTGGGAGTACGCGAAGACCTGGGACGACCACATCGCCCTGTGCAAGAAGATCAAGGCCGCGGGCATCGCTCCCTGGACGTACGCGGGCAAGCACCCCCGCTACATGAGCTGGCCGGTGATCTCCACGGCGATCAAGTTCGGCGGCCCCTCCGTGGCCACCGCGATCGACAACCTGGAGCCCAACGCCTGGAAGTCCGACGCGATGAAGGCCGCCGCCGACGCCTGGCACCAGATCGTCAAGGACAAGTACATCCTCGACGGCTCGCCGGGGCTGGACCACGTGCAGTCGCAGACCGCGTGGTGCCAGGGCAAGGCCGCGTTCATCTCCTGCGGCTCCTGGCTGGAGAGCGAGCAGAAGTCGGTCACGCCGCCCGGGTTCAACATGACCGTGGCGCCGACCCCGAGCCTCGGCAGCGGCGACAAGCTGCCCTTCGACGCGATCCGCGGCACCGCCGGCGAGCCGTTCATGGTGCCGGCCAAGGCGAAGAACGTGGCGGGGGGCCTGGACTACTTCCGGACCATGCTGTCGAAGAAGGGCGCCCAGGACTTCACGAAGAAGGTCTCCAGCCTGACCGTGGTGGCCGGAGCCACCGAGGGCGTGGAGCTGCCGTTCGGTCTCACCTCCGTGGTCAAGGCGCTGGAGACCTCCGGGACCAACGGTTTCAACTGGGTCTACAACAACTACTACCGGAAGTTGGAGCGCAACCTGGTCGACGCCGCGTGCGGCGAGTTCTTCAGCGGGCGCATCGGCCCGGCGGAGTTCCTGGACCAGTGCCAGAAGGGCGCCGACTCGATCGCCCAGGACAGCTCGATCAAGAAGTACAAGCGGGCGGCGTGA
- a CDS encoding SAM-dependent methyltransferase, whose protein sequence is MTTDRSGQSDGIDTSVPTAAGMYDYYLGGRDNFAADRRAANKVLAAAPEVILMARENRAFIQRAVRFLAREAGIRQFLDIGSGLPTQGNVHEIAQAEAPDARVVYVDNDPKVLARSRLLTTEAKTTSVITADLRDPDAILDHPETRALIDFDQPMAILLVAVLHFIDDETDPYAIVARLRDAMAPGSYLVVNHATADPRPDNAGGAKEVYRNTRYPATHRSREQIERFFDGVHLLDPGLVFVPAWRPDTETDITPEEVWILGGVGRKPTVD, encoded by the coding sequence GTGACCACGGATCGCTCAGGCCAGTCGGACGGCATCGACACCTCCGTCCCCACTGCTGCCGGGATGTACGACTACTACCTGGGTGGCAGGGACAACTTCGCAGCCGATCGCCGGGCCGCGAACAAGGTGCTCGCAGCGGCTCCCGAGGTGATCCTCATGGCCCGGGAGAACCGTGCGTTCATCCAACGGGCCGTGCGATTCCTCGCCCGGGAGGCGGGCATCCGCCAGTTCCTCGACATCGGCAGTGGCCTGCCGACCCAGGGCAACGTCCACGAGATCGCCCAGGCCGAGGCGCCGGACGCACGCGTGGTCTACGTCGACAACGATCCGAAGGTGCTGGCCCGCTCGCGCCTTCTGACCACCGAGGCCAAGACCACGAGCGTGATCACGGCGGACCTGCGCGACCCGGATGCCATCCTCGACCACCCCGAGACCCGGGCGCTGATCGACTTCGACCAGCCGATGGCCATTCTGCTGGTGGCCGTCCTGCACTTCATCGACGACGAGACCGACCCGTACGCGATCGTCGCCCGTCTCCGCGACGCGATGGCGCCGGGCAGCTACCTCGTCGTCAACCACGCCACCGCCGACCCCAGGCCGGACAACGCCGGGGGCGCCAAGGAGGTCTACCGGAACACCAGGTATCCGGCCACCCACCGCTCGCGCGAGCAGATCGAACGCTTCTTCGACGGCGTGCACCTCCTCGACCCCGGCCTGGTGTTCGTTCCCGCCTGGCGGCCCGACACCGAAACCGACATCACGCCGGAAGAGGTCTGGATTCTCGGCGGCGTGGGCCGGAAGCCGACGGTGGACTGA
- a CDS encoding type B 50S ribosomal protein L31 — protein MKPGIHPEYRPVVYRDKGADFAFLTRSTATSDQTIEWTDGNTYPVIDVQISSASHPFWTGKQRLLDTAGRVEKFRNKYARPEGRAGR, from the coding sequence ATGAAGCCCGGCATCCACCCCGAGTACCGACCCGTCGTCTACCGCGACAAGGGTGCCGACTTCGCCTTCCTCACCCGATCCACCGCCACCAGCGACCAGACGATCGAGTGGACCGACGGCAACACCTACCCGGTCATCGACGTCCAGATCTCCTCCGCGAGTCATCCCTTCTGGACCGGCAAGCAGCGCCTGCTCGACACCGCCGGCCGGGTCGAGAAGTTCCGCAACAAGTACGCCCGCCCCGAAGGCCGGGCCGGCAGGTGA
- a CDS encoding CobW family GTP-binding protein has protein sequence MPSSPQAPAAAVTADADARPSLTVLSGFWPAATFAVAVTLLAADPSVLLVRHDLTRLRDGVVRRVVRSGAGTVEDEQVDLRHGCVSCTLREDVLPTLTRLARSNPRHDLILMLPEVVEPEAVAAACTHCLVDGAPITDLIHVDSYVTVVDAEHLIDALASTDDLAALGIQAADDDHRGWADVVVRQIEYADTLVLWGQSREGAFDTSRLTVLLKRMAPWAVHFGVDGDLVDATALARQLRHTHRHRPETPGILARGLQGYALGTHEPEADCGVVSSVFRARRPFHPQRLHDILEEVNAEMIRSRGHLWLASQPDTVVAWEFAGGGLSMGSLGHWLVSLPQDRWEYVGDQRRLAAALEWDPYYGDRHQHLVFIGIDVDPVELHRTLAGCLLTDAELADGEETWRGYQDPFAGCFPLGTEELTAPAPDTDTDTDTDTDTEGAQPA, from the coding sequence ATGCCGTCGTCACCCCAGGCTCCGGCCGCCGCCGTGACAGCCGACGCCGACGCCCGCCCCTCGCTGACCGTGCTGTCCGGGTTCTGGCCGGCGGCGACCTTCGCCGTCGCCGTGACGCTGCTCGCCGCCGATCCCTCGGTGCTGCTGGTGCGACACGACCTCACCAGGCTTCGGGACGGCGTCGTCCGGCGCGTGGTCCGCTCCGGCGCCGGCACTGTCGAGGACGAGCAGGTCGACCTGAGACACGGCTGCGTCTCCTGCACCCTCCGCGAGGACGTACTACCCACCCTCACCCGGCTCGCCCGCAGCAACCCCCGTCACGACCTGATACTGATGCTGCCCGAGGTGGTGGAACCGGAGGCGGTCGCCGCCGCCTGCACGCACTGCCTCGTCGACGGCGCCCCGATCACCGATCTGATCCATGTCGACTCCTACGTGACCGTCGTCGACGCCGAGCACCTGATCGACGCGCTCGCCAGCACCGACGACCTCGCCGCCCTCGGTATCCAGGCCGCTGACGACGACCACCGCGGGTGGGCGGACGTCGTGGTGCGACAGATCGAGTACGCCGACACGCTCGTGCTCTGGGGACAGTCCCGGGAGGGCGCCTTCGACACCAGCAGGTTGACGGTGCTGCTGAAGCGGATGGCACCGTGGGCGGTCCACTTCGGGGTCGACGGCGACCTCGTCGACGCCACCGCGCTCGCCCGCCAACTACGCCACACCCACCGGCACCGGCCGGAGACCCCCGGGATCCTCGCGCGCGGCCTACAGGGATACGCGCTGGGCACGCACGAGCCGGAGGCTGACTGCGGCGTCGTCTCCTCCGTCTTCCGCGCCCGCCGTCCCTTCCACCCGCAGCGGCTGCACGACATCCTGGAGGAGGTCAACGCCGAGATGATCCGCTCCCGAGGCCACCTCTGGCTGGCCAGTCAGCCCGACACGGTGGTGGCCTGGGAGTTCGCCGGCGGTGGCCTGTCCATGGGCTCGCTCGGGCACTGGCTGGTCAGCCTGCCGCAGGACCGGTGGGAGTACGTCGGTGACCAGCGCCGGCTCGCCGCCGCGCTGGAGTGGGATCCCTACTACGGAGACCGACACCAGCACCTGGTCTTCATCGGCATCGACGTCGACCCCGTCGAGCTGCACCGCACCCTCGCCGGCTGCCTGCTCACCGACGCCGAACTCGCCGACGGCGAGGAGACGTGGCGCGGCTACCAGGACCCGTTCGCCGGCTGCTTCCCTCTGGGCACGGAGGAGCTGACCGCCCCCGCCCCCGACACCGACACCGACACCGACACCGACACCGACACCGAAGGAGCCCAGCCCGCATGA
- the rpmB gene encoding 50S ribosomal protein L28, protein MSRRCDVTGAQPSFGNAVSHSHRRTRRRWNPNLQNHRYWLPSERRWVSLTLTAKALKTVDRKGIEKVVAELRGRGVKV, encoded by the coding sequence GTGTCCAGACGTTGTGACGTCACCGGCGCGCAGCCGAGTTTCGGCAACGCCGTGTCCCACTCCCACCGGCGCACCCGGCGCCGCTGGAACCCGAACCTGCAGAACCACCGCTACTGGCTGCCGTCGGAGCGGCGGTGGGTCAGCCTCACCCTCACCGCGAAGGCACTGAAGACCGTGGACCGCAAGGGCATCGAGAAGGTGGTCGCCGAGCTGCGCGGCCGGGGGGTGAAGGTCTGA
- the rpmG gene encoding 50S ribosomal protein L33 has product MARQTDVRPIVRLRSTAGTGYTYVTRKNRRNDPDRLVLRKYDPVVHRHVEFREAR; this is encoded by the coding sequence ATGGCCCGCCAGACCGACGTGCGCCCGATCGTGCGGCTGCGCAGCACCGCCGGCACCGGCTACACGTACGTGACCCGCAAGAACCGCCGTAACGACCCGGACCGACTGGTGCTGCGCAAGTACGACCCGGTCGTGCACCGGCACGTCGAGTTCCGCGAGGCGCGTTGA
- the rpsN gene encoding 30S ribosomal protein S14, with product MARRSLGNRQARREDLVARHAGTRTALKRSISHMDTGPDVRAEMVRRLSRLPRDSSPVRLRNRDQIDGRPRGVLTRFGLSRVRFRELALRGELPGVRKASW from the coding sequence ATGGCACGCCGGAGCCTGGGCAACCGGCAGGCCCGTCGCGAGGACCTGGTGGCCCGGCACGCCGGGACGCGTACCGCGCTGAAACGGTCGATCAGCCATATGGACACCGGGCCGGACGTACGCGCCGAGATGGTCCGCCGGCTCAGTCGGCTGCCGCGGGACTCGAGCCCGGTGCGGCTGCGCAACCGGGACCAGATCGACGGTCGCCCGCGTGGCGTGCTGACCCGGTTCGGGCTGTCCCGGGTCCGGTTCCGCGAGCTGGCCCTGCGGGGCGAGCTGCCCGGGGTCCGCAAGGCCTCGTGGTGA
- a CDS encoding FAD/NAD(P)-binding protein, with protein sequence MTRFIDIRPLWTACPARPTVALVGAGPRGVSLLERIAANLADFPEIDHLDIHVIDDTQLGAGRIWRTDQTRQMCMNTLAGAVTLFTDDSVTMAGPVVPGPTLFEWCRLALDAAYPSPSSAVQVADIDPAHRAAFASTTVRPGFVDDYRDELEAITVASHPSRPLYGEYLRWCFERALHTMPERVTVTTHLARAVAVHEDSGRQLVELSTGTVLACDAVVAAPGWLPRAHTDEEHGFLAALARHPEMTWVRPDNPIDQTLGDVPDGATAIVRGLGMGFFDAMTLLTVGRGGRFVDDSRTRAGVRYEPSGREPRMHVTSHRGVPYRAKSLYGSLPPSAPQRHLRSVDWSTVPRPIDFDRQLWPLIVKDAFVDYYETLHRVRPEAFAAPLATVLAAIDTADGLPSALDAAIAPHVPDATDRFDLPAAMSPVCGPFPDPETFTARVADYLTEDLAESAKGRDSAIKAGLWSISAARKPANVIGTFGGFDAESRANGFRTLQAFGGMVGSGPPAFRSRQLLALVDAGLVRFVGPAAHVVADAELGLFRAESPAVAGSAVTAPVLVDAWMHAHDVRASADPLTHSLAVAGRMRPFSVSGRDGRPHLTRGFDVDPRTGLLVHPDGTRDAALHVAGIPLDEVMGDTVISPMPGTDATMLRETDRVARSALRVAADAATSARTSPPSGQ encoded by the coding sequence GTGACCCGGTTCATAGACATTCGTCCACTATGGACAGCTTGCCCCGCCCGCCCCACCGTCGCGCTCGTCGGCGCAGGCCCCCGAGGGGTGTCGCTGCTCGAACGGATCGCCGCCAACCTCGCGGACTTCCCCGAGATCGACCATCTCGACATACATGTCATCGACGACACACAGCTCGGCGCGGGTCGTATCTGGCGTACCGACCAGACCCGTCAGATGTGCATGAACACCCTCGCGGGGGCGGTGACACTCTTCACCGACGACAGCGTGACGATGGCCGGCCCGGTCGTACCCGGGCCCACGCTGTTCGAGTGGTGCCGGCTCGCGCTCGATGCCGCCTACCCGTCGCCGTCGTCTGCGGTCCAGGTGGCGGACATCGATCCGGCCCACCGCGCCGCGTTCGCCTCCACCACCGTCCGGCCGGGCTTCGTCGACGACTACCGCGACGAGTTGGAGGCGATCACGGTCGCGTCCCATCCGAGTCGACCGCTCTACGGCGAGTACCTCCGCTGGTGCTTCGAGCGGGCGCTGCACACCATGCCGGAACGCGTCACGGTCACCACCCACCTGGCGCGAGCCGTCGCCGTGCACGAGGACAGCGGACGCCAACTCGTCGAACTCAGCACCGGTACGGTGCTCGCGTGCGACGCCGTCGTGGCCGCGCCCGGGTGGCTGCCGCGCGCCCACACCGACGAGGAGCACGGCTTCCTGGCGGCGCTGGCCAGGCATCCCGAGATGACGTGGGTACGCCCCGACAACCCGATCGACCAGACCCTCGGGGATGTTCCGGATGGGGCGACCGCGATCGTACGGGGGCTCGGGATGGGCTTCTTCGACGCGATGACGCTGCTGACAGTCGGCCGTGGTGGACGGTTCGTCGACGACTCACGGACGCGGGCGGGCGTGCGCTACGAACCGTCGGGCCGCGAGCCACGGATGCACGTCACCTCCCACCGGGGCGTCCCGTACCGGGCGAAGTCGCTCTACGGCTCACTGCCGCCCTCGGCGCCGCAGCGTCACCTGCGGTCGGTCGACTGGTCCACGGTCCCACGCCCCATCGACTTCGACCGCCAGCTGTGGCCGCTCATCGTCAAGGACGCGTTCGTCGACTACTACGAGACCCTGCACCGCGTGCGCCCCGAAGCGTTCGCTGCCCCACTGGCCACGGTCCTCGCGGCGATCGACACCGCCGACGGCCTGCCGTCGGCGCTCGACGCCGCGATAGCGCCACACGTCCCGGACGCCACGGACCGGTTCGACCTGCCGGCGGCGATGTCACCGGTCTGCGGACCGTTCCCCGATCCCGAGACGTTCACCGCCCGGGTCGCCGACTACCTGACCGAGGACCTGGCCGAGTCGGCGAAGGGACGGGACAGCGCTATCAAGGCCGGGCTGTGGTCGATCAGCGCGGCGCGGAAGCCGGCGAACGTCATCGGAACGTTCGGCGGCTTCGACGCCGAGTCGCGCGCGAACGGATTCCGCACCCTCCAGGCGTTCGGCGGCATGGTCGGCAGCGGTCCACCGGCCTTTCGCAGCCGGCAGTTGCTGGCTCTCGTGGACGCCGGTCTCGTCAGGTTCGTCGGGCCCGCGGCGCACGTCGTCGCCGACGCCGAGCTCGGCCTCTTCCGCGCCGAGTCGCCCGCCGTCGCCGGCTCCGCCGTCACCGCTCCCGTGCTCGTCGACGCCTGGATGCACGCGCACGACGTCAGGGCCAGCGCCGACCCGCTGACCCACTCGCTCGCGGTGGCGGGCCGCATGCGTCCGTTCAGCGTGAGCGGACGGGACGGACGTCCGCACCTCACCCGAGGATTCGACGTCGACCCCCGGACGGGGCTACTGGTCCACCCCGACGGCACGCGCGACGCCGCGCTCCACGTCGCCGGCATCCCCCTCGACGAGGTCATGGGCGACACGGTCATCAGTCCGATGCCGGGCACCGACGCCACGATGCTGCGGGAGACCGACCGCGTGGCCCGTAGCGCCCTGCGGGTGGCGGCGGATGCCGCCACCTCCGCCCGGACGTCGCCACCGTCTGGTCAGTAG